In the Nicotiana tabacum cultivar K326 chromosome 16, ASM71507v2, whole genome shotgun sequence genome, one interval contains:
- the LOC107785742 gene encoding transcription factor RAX3-like has product MGRAPCCDKNNVKRGPWSPEEDAKLKSYIEQNGTGGNWIALPPKIGLNRCGKSCRLRWLNYLRPNIKHGGFSEEEDRIICSLYISIGSRWSIIAAQLPGRTDNDIKNYWNTRLKKKLFGKQRQKQGSRKGKEINSNMVISNNNNNNQFPCWPEIPILQPIPYSNDEPRFNDHSSIKKLLIKLGGKFSDEDQTINEATNPQYPMDNSLLMQSIYQNSPINLISSAPIDNVLANAQYNMDRAASSFTAELEHMILNNQQKLDGLEILYDQDMLIDISASTSGGNLDWEAMNPFVLPLPPIVDKGFQQGVIIQKSAFDELRYPMAQ; this is encoded by the exons atggGAAGAGCTCCTTGCTGTGACAAAAACAACGTGAAGAGAGGGCCATGGTCACCTGAAGAAGATGCTAAGTTGAAGTCATATATTGAGCAGAATGGGACAGGTGGCAACTGGATTGCTTTGCCTCCAAAAATTG GGCTTAATAGATGTGGAAAGAGCTGTAGGCTTAGATGGTTAAATTATCTGCGTCCAAATATTAAGCATGGAGGGTTCTCAGAAGAAGAAGATAGAATCATTTGCAGCCTCTACATAAGTATTGGAAGCAG GTGGTCGATAATTGCAGCACAACTCCCGGGAAGAACCGATAATGATATCAAGAATTACTGGAACACTAGGCTGAAGAAGAAGCTATTTGGAAAACAGCGCCAAAAGCAAGGatcaagaaaaggaaaagaaatcaacTCCAATATGGTAATttccaataacaataacaacaaccaattTCCATGTTGGCCTGAGATTCCCATCTTGCAGCCAATACCATATTCAAACGATGAACCAAGATTTAATGATCATTCTTCCATAAAAAAACTGTTGATAAAACTTGGAGGTAAATTTTCAGACGAAGATCAAACGATAAATGAAGCAACAAATCCTCAATATCCTATGGATAATTCATTATTGATGCAGTCGATATATCAGAACAGTCCTATCAATTTGATCTCTTCTGCGCCAATAGATAATGTCTTGGCAAATGCTCAATACAATATGGATAGGGCAGCTAGCAGTTTTACAGCTGAGCTTGAGCATATGATTCTAAATAATCAACAAAAATTAGATGGTCTCGAAATATTATATGATCAGGATATGCTTATTGATATATCTGCTTCTACTTCTGGAGGAAATTTGGACTGGGAAGCGATGAATCCTTTtgttcttcctcttcctcctatTGTTGATAAAGGTTTTCAACAAGGCGTTATAATCCAAAAGAGTGCATTTGATGAGCTGAGATACCCTATGGCACAATGA